A window of Ignavibacterium sp. contains these coding sequences:
- the rplM gene encoding 50S ribosomal protein L13: MTKFIKSEDADKKWYLVDAKDQVLGRLASQIAKIIRGKNKPTFTPNMDTGDFVVVINAEKVKLTGKRPEMKEYIRHSGYPGGQKIRSIREIKQTKPEFLVENAVKGMLPKNRLGRKLIKKLKVYTGESHPHSAQKPEPISFTE; encoded by the coding sequence ATGACTAAATTTATAAAGTCAGAAGACGCTGATAAAAAATGGTATCTGGTTGATGCTAAAGACCAGGTCTTGGGTAGATTGGCTTCTCAGATTGCTAAAATTATCAGAGGCAAAAACAAGCCAACCTTTACTCCCAATATGGATACCGGCGATTTTGTAGTAGTTATCAATGCTGAAAAAGTTAAGCTTACCGGTAAAAGACCTGAGATGAAAGAGTATATTCGTCACTCTGGATATCCGGGCGGACAAAAAATCAGATCAATCCGGGAAATAAAGCAAACCAAACCAGAATTTCTGGTTGAAAATGCTGTAAAAGGAATGCTACCCAAAAATCGTCTTGGAAGAAAGCTTATTAAAAAATTAAAAGTTTACACTGGCGAATCTCATCCGCACAGTGCTCAGAAACCTGAACCAATTAGTTTTACGGAGTAG
- the rpsI gene encoding 30S ribosomal protein S9, with product MADKIYVGRRKTSVARVILKNGSGKVTVNGREFEDYFPQLLSREDILAPFKVTQTEGKYDVFVNVDGGGTTGQAQAVRLGISRALIDINPDFRPALKAEGFLRRDPRMVERKKYGRPKARKRFQFSKR from the coding sequence ATGGCAGATAAAATTTATGTCGGAAGAAGAAAAACTTCAGTTGCAAGAGTTATACTGAAAAACGGAAGTGGAAAAGTAACTGTTAATGGCAGAGAGTTCGAAGATTATTTCCCGCAGCTTTTAAGCCGCGAAGATATCCTCGCCCCATTCAAAGTAACTCAGACTGAAGGTAAGTATGATGTATTTGTGAATGTAGATGGTGGTGGAACAACTGGTCAGGCCCAAGCAGTAAGACTTGGAATCTCGAGAGCATTAATTGACATAAATCCTGATTTCAGACCTGCTCTTAAAGCCGAAGGATTTCTCAGAAGAGATCCTCGAATGGTTGAAAGAAAGAAATACGGAAGACCAAAAGCAAGAAAGAGATTCCAGTTTTCGAAGAGATAA
- the rpsB gene encoding 30S ribosomal protein S2, with protein sequence MKKVELTQLLEAGAHFGHLTRRWNPKMKPYIFMEKNGIHIIDLKKTQELLTVACEEISKIAADGKKVLFVGTKKQAKNIIETEARRAGQNWVSERWLGGMLTNFSTIRKSVKRLNNIEKQETDGTFDKITKKERLILSREKDKLKKVLEGVESLNKLPGALFVVDVKKEDIAVKEANRLNIPVFAIVDTNCDPDPIDYVIPANDDAVKTIEIITKQIADSIIEGEAKLKEKKAEENAEKERLRKEKEAKREEKKKAEAKEKKQEAEAKQENENPKSE encoded by the coding sequence ATGAAGAAAGTTGAACTTACTCAGCTTTTAGAAGCTGGTGCACACTTCGGGCATTTAACCCGCCGTTGGAATCCCAAAATGAAACCATATATTTTTATGGAAAAGAACGGGATTCACATCATTGATCTTAAAAAAACTCAGGAGCTACTCACAGTTGCATGTGAAGAAATTTCAAAAATTGCTGCTGATGGGAAAAAGGTTCTTTTTGTAGGAACGAAAAAGCAGGCAAAAAATATTATTGAGACCGAAGCTCGCAGAGCCGGACAGAACTGGGTCAGTGAAAGATGGCTCGGTGGAATGCTTACAAATTTTTCCACAATTCGTAAAAGTGTTAAGCGATTGAATAACATCGAAAAACAGGAAACTGATGGAACTTTCGATAAGATTACCAAAAAAGAAAGACTCATACTTTCAAGAGAAAAAGATAAACTTAAAAAAGTTCTTGAAGGTGTTGAATCATTAAATAAACTTCCCGGAGCTTTGTTTGTAGTTGATGTGAAGAAAGAAGATATCGCAGTTAAAGAAGCAAACAGATTGAACATTCCTGTATTTGCAATTGTTGACACTAACTGTGACCCTGACCCAATTGACTATGTAATTCCAGCTAATGATGATGCAGTTAAAACGATTGAAATAATCACCAAGCAAATTGCTGATTCGATTATTGAAGGTGAAGCAAAACTTAAAGAAAAGAAAGCTGAAGAAAACGCTGAAAAGGAAAGACTAAGAAAAGAAAAAGAAGCTAAACGAGAAGAAAAGAAAAAAGCTGAAGCTAAAGAGAAAAAACAGGAAGCTGAAGCTAAACAAGAAAACGAAAACCCTAAATCGGAATAA
- the tsf gene encoding translation elongation factor Ts encodes MAITAAQVNELRQKTGAGMMDCKKALTEANGDFEKAIEILRKKGAAVAAKRAERSANEGIVATKVSEDHKYGVIVELNCETDFVAKSEDFVKLAQEVLEKTYLQKPNSVDELLSKEPQLNVLVTDVMGKVGEKVEIKRLAKVEAPNGFIMDYVHFGSKLGVLLTFDNVATVNDELVTLSRDIAMQIAAMNPICVYREEVPKDIIEKEMEIYKELSRKEGKPENMLEKIAQGRMNKFYQENCLFEQAFVKDNSKTVKALIDDYNKKYNSQIKIAHFKRFHLGDENK; translated from the coding sequence ATGGCTATAACTGCTGCTCAGGTTAATGAATTAAGACAGAAAACCGGTGCCGGTATGATGGATTGCAAAAAGGCACTGACTGAAGCTAATGGCGATTTTGAAAAAGCAATAGAGATTTTAAGAAAAAAAGGTGCTGCTGTTGCAGCTAAAAGGGCTGAAAGAAGTGCTAATGAAGGAATTGTTGCAACAAAAGTTTCGGAAGATCATAAATATGGTGTTATAGTTGAACTCAACTGCGAAACTGACTTTGTTGCAAAGAGTGAAGACTTTGTAAAATTAGCTCAGGAAGTTCTTGAAAAAACTTATCTGCAAAAACCAAATTCTGTCGATGAACTTCTTTCAAAAGAACCGCAATTGAATGTGCTTGTAACTGATGTTATGGGCAAAGTAGGTGAGAAAGTTGAAATTAAACGATTAGCCAAAGTTGAAGCTCCAAATGGCTTTATAATGGATTATGTTCACTTCGGTTCAAAGCTTGGTGTGTTACTTACATTCGATAATGTTGCAACAGTTAATGATGAGTTAGTAACATTATCAAGAGATATTGCAATGCAGATCGCAGCAATGAATCCAATTTGTGTTTACAGAGAAGAAGTTCCAAAAGATATTATTGAAAAAGAAATGGAAATCTATAAGGAACTTTCCCGCAAGGAAGGTAAACCTGAAAATATGCTTGAGAAAATTGCACAGGGAAGAATGAATAAATTCTATCAGGAAAATTGTCTTTTTGAGCAGGCATTTGTTAAAGACAATTCCAAAACTGTGAAAGCTTTAATTGATGATTATAATAAAAAGTATAACAGTCAAATAAAAATTGCACACTTCAAACGGTTTCATCTCGGCGACGAGAATAAATAA
- the pyrH gene encoding UMP kinase — protein sequence MAELKFKRVLLKLSGESLMGEQGFGISAEVLDFFADEVKKVHDAGVQLGIVIGGGNIYRGLSAHSQGIDRATGDQMGMLATMINSLALQNAIEKRGIHTRLMSAIKMDEIAEPYIRRRAIRHLEKGRVVIFGAGTGHPYFSTDTAASLRAVEIGADVIVKGTRVDGVYDSDPEKNPEALKFDKISYLEILKQNLRVMDLTAVSLCQENNLPMMVFNMDKPDNLLKLVLGETVGTFINNTETSLSKKS from the coding sequence GTGGCTGAATTAAAATTCAAAAGAGTATTGCTTAAACTTAGCGGTGAATCACTGATGGGTGAGCAGGGTTTTGGTATCTCTGCTGAAGTTCTAGATTTCTTTGCTGATGAAGTTAAAAAAGTTCACGATGCCGGCGTACAACTCGGAATTGTAATTGGTGGAGGGAATATTTATCGGGGGTTAAGTGCACACTCTCAGGGAATTGACAGAGCAACCGGTGATCAGATGGGAATGCTTGCTACTATGATTAACTCTCTTGCATTGCAAAATGCAATTGAGAAAAGAGGAATTCATACAAGACTGATGAGTGCTATTAAGATGGATGAAATTGCCGAGCCATACATTCGTCGTCGTGCAATCAGACATCTTGAAAAAGGTAGAGTCGTTATCTTTGGTGCCGGCACTGGTCATCCTTATTTTTCTACTGATACGGCTGCATCATTAAGAGCAGTGGAAATAGGTGCTGATGTAATTGTTAAAGGAACTCGCGTTGATGGTGTGTACGATTCTGACCCTGAAAAAAATCCTGAAGCACTTAAGTTTGATAAAATTTCTTATCTCGAAATTTTAAAACAAAATCTTCGTGTAATGGATTTAACTGCTGTTAGTCTTTGTCAGGAAAATAATCTTCCGATGATGGTGTTCAATATGGATAAACCGGATAATTTGCTGAAACTTGTTTTGGGTGAGACAGTTGGTACTTTTATCAACAATACCGAAACTTCTCTTTCTAAAAAAAGCTAA
- the frr gene encoding ribosome recycling factor gives MHPIIKDAKNRMDKTLETLRAELAKVRTGKATTALLDGIKVDYYGNMTPLNQVGNLTVLDAHTLSITPWDKSMVPVIEKAILEANLGFNPISDGTNIKIPVPPLTEERRKDFVKIVKKFGEDAKIAIRNVRRDANEHLKKEQKDKKMSEDELKIAEEEVQKLTDQHIKMIDDLLKHKEKEIMEV, from the coding sequence ATGCATCCGATAATTAAAGATGCCAAAAACAGAATGGACAAAACTCTTGAAACATTACGAGCAGAATTAGCGAAGGTGAGAACAGGCAAAGCTACAACCGCACTGCTTGACGGAATTAAAGTTGACTATTATGGTAATATGACTCCATTAAATCAGGTTGGAAATCTTACTGTACTTGATGCGCATACATTGTCAATCACTCCTTGGGACAAATCCATGGTCCCTGTAATTGAAAAAGCTATTCTTGAAGCAAATCTAGGTTTTAATCCAATCTCAGATGGAACAAATATTAAAATTCCTGTTCCGCCATTAACTGAAGAGAGAAGAAAAGATTTTGTTAAGATTGTTAAAAAGTTTGGTGAAGATGCAAAGATTGCCATCCGTAATGTTAGAAGAGATGCAAATGAACATTTAAAGAAAGAACAAAAAGATAAAAAGATGTCAGAAGATGAATTAAAAATTGCTGAGGAAGAAGTTCAGAAACTCACGGATCAGCATATTAAGATGATTGATGATTTGCTGAAGCACAAAGAAAAAGAAATTATGGAAGTTTGA
- a CDS encoding YCF48-related protein gives MKRILTLVFIICLFKDYSNSQQLVWKHTGGPMGGIVGDLAINSLGEIYAGVYPDWNVYSGLYKSTDNGNSWFKIETQFEDFEVYAIYITKEDHIWVGTNFQGRIYLSTDNGKTWENRRTGYNTGECWAFGQSKDGVMFAGDGQYGKLYRSTDYGNNWIFSANLRPLVFATDSNNIVYAGTHNGLFATTDNGLTWAQNNFLSTIPVSSILIDSANNIYCGTGYYDNGNGVFYSTDGGQNWTQLGLAGKIVLSLAFDSKGDLYAGTKEDGLYKTTDLGQTWEQYKRGLYRKQVFRLKLNKQGDIFIGSENEGVFRSTNNGNSFEHIGLPISRVKNIVFSGDSLIFTSTPSGVQKYNRITKRWTNMGLQNVEAISMSPSNYLYAATFDEGLFKSTDLGKSWQLTNLTADTLMSVYNVLVASDDTLFASTEFKLRKSTDGGISWNILPIITHFFSRTLIIKNKSLFCTGFNFISNNETLYKSKNLGNSFDSLFSGFNLPDENNVIAITDNNYVFISDPFLKGILRSTDGGNNFEQILFNKYTYSVFAKDNGLVITDGASFGGQTDSVYISTNFGNSWIGIDKEIGLNNYLSDIKEDASNKLFFGTRRTGLYEIDIITSMNEDVNNLSKSFQLFHNYPNPFNPSTKISWRSPVSGRTTLKVYDVLGREVATLVDEYREAGNYEVEFNVGQTFSLSALSSGVYFYKLTIGEFTEVKKMILTK, from the coding sequence ATGAAGCGAATACTTACATTAGTTTTTATTATTTGTTTATTTAAGGATTATTCTAATTCACAGCAGTTGGTTTGGAAACATACCGGCGGACCAATGGGCGGTATTGTCGGTGATTTGGCTATTAATTCCTTGGGTGAAATTTATGCCGGAGTATATCCTGATTGGAATGTATACTCCGGTTTGTATAAATCAACCGATAATGGGAATAGCTGGTTTAAGATTGAAACACAATTTGAAGACTTTGAAGTCTATGCAATTTATATAACAAAGGAAGATCATATCTGGGTGGGAACAAATTTTCAAGGCAGAATATACCTCTCAACAGATAATGGCAAAACCTGGGAGAACAGAAGAACCGGTTATAATACAGGCGAGTGCTGGGCATTTGGACAAAGCAAAGATGGAGTAATGTTTGCTGGAGATGGTCAATATGGGAAGTTATATCGTTCAACAGATTATGGCAATAATTGGATATTTTCTGCCAATCTCAGGCCATTGGTTTTTGCAACTGATTCAAATAATATAGTGTATGCTGGCACACACAATGGTTTATTTGCCACAACAGATAATGGTTTAACCTGGGCTCAGAATAATTTTCTCTCAACTATTCCTGTTTCCTCAATCCTTATTGATTCAGCTAATAATATTTATTGTGGCACCGGATATTATGATAATGGAAATGGTGTTTTTTATTCAACAGACGGAGGACAAAACTGGACTCAACTGGGATTAGCCGGAAAAATTGTTTTATCCTTAGCATTTGATTCAAAAGGGGATCTTTATGCGGGGACTAAAGAAGATGGATTATATAAAACAACAGACTTAGGTCAAACCTGGGAACAATACAAAAGAGGACTTTATAGAAAACAAGTTTTTCGTCTTAAACTCAACAAACAAGGTGATATTTTTATTGGGTCAGAAAATGAAGGTGTTTTCCGGTCAACAAATAATGGTAATTCTTTTGAGCATATTGGTTTGCCAATTTCGAGAGTAAAAAATATTGTATTTAGTGGTGACAGCTTAATTTTTACTTCAACTCCTTCTGGAGTTCAGAAATATAATCGGATAACAAAAAGATGGACAAACATGGGTCTTCAAAATGTTGAAGCAATTTCAATGTCACCTTCTAATTATCTATATGCTGCAACTTTTGATGAGGGTTTGTTTAAATCAACTGATTTAGGAAAAAGTTGGCAACTAACAAATCTTACTGCCGATACATTAATGTCTGTTTATAATGTTTTAGTTGCAAGTGATGATACACTATTTGCTTCAACTGAATTTAAATTAAGAAAATCAACAGATGGAGGGATTTCTTGGAATATCCTTCCTATAATAACACACTTTTTTTCAAGAACTCTAATCATTAAAAATAAAAGTTTGTTTTGTACTGGTTTTAACTTTATTTCAAATAATGAGACTCTTTATAAATCAAAAAATTTGGGGAATTCATTTGATTCATTATTTTCTGGCTTCAATTTGCCCGATGAAAATAATGTTATAGCTATTACTGACAATAATTATGTTTTTATTTCCGATCCTTTTCTGAAAGGCATTTTGCGCTCTACTGATGGAGGTAATAATTTTGAACAAATTCTTTTTAATAAGTATACTTATTCTGTATTTGCAAAAGATAATGGATTAGTTATTACAGATGGGGCAAGTTTTGGGGGCCAAACTGATAGTGTTTACATTTCAACGAACTTTGGTAATTCTTGGATAGGGATTGATAAGGAAATTGGTCTAAACAATTATTTATCAGATATTAAAGAAGATGCAAGTAATAAATTATTTTTTGGAACACGAAGAACAGGCCTGTATGAAATTGATATAATTACTTCAATGAATGAGGATGTAAATAATTTATCAAAGTCATTTCAACTTTTCCATAATTATCCCAATCCCTTCAACCCATCAACCAAAATCAGCTGGCGGTCACCTGTAAGTGGAAGAACAACACTAAAAGTTTATGATGTATTGGGAAGAGAAGTAGCCACATTAGTAGATGAGTACCGAGAAGCAGGGAATTATGAGGTTGAGTTTAATGTAGGACAGACTTTTAGTCTGTCAGCGCTTAGCAGCGGAGTATATTTCTACAAACTGACAATAGGTGAGTTTACAGAAGTGAAGAAGATGATATTGACAAAATAG
- a CDS encoding L,D-transpeptidase — MEQLNGQKKIFGFVDGILIRNIILTIVTIIIFLAGVLAYGILLNQREIPLEQAMLEKGFTSLDDVSIIVDRKKFTLELYEGNVLIKSYRASFGRNLSDKKKLANDGATPVGEYKICEIIPQYKYYKFIKINYPNLDDAAEALRKGIISQREFNKLKFEFYYGDCTSDDTALGGNIGIHGIGRLNFFFKNLPFVFNWTDGSIALSNENIDELLSVVKVGTKIVIR; from the coding sequence TTGGAACAACTGAACGGACAGAAAAAAATATTCGGATTTGTTGACGGTATTTTGATAAGAAATATTATTCTTACTATCGTTACAATAATTATTTTTCTGGCGGGTGTTCTTGCTTATGGAATTCTGCTAAACCAGAGAGAGATTCCGCTCGAACAGGCAATGCTTGAAAAGGGTTTTACCTCTTTGGATGATGTGAGTATTATTGTTGATAGAAAGAAATTTACACTTGAACTCTATGAAGGTAATGTGCTGATAAAGAGTTACAGAGCAAGTTTTGGCAGAAATCTTTCAGACAAAAAGAAACTTGCAAATGACGGCGCAACTCCGGTAGGTGAATATAAAATATGCGAGATTATTCCACAGTATAAGTATTATAAGTTCATTAAGATAAATTATCCGAATCTTGATGATGCCGCAGAAGCTTTAAGAAAGGGAATAATATCACAGCGTGAATTCAACAAACTGAAATTTGAATTTTATTACGGTGATTGCACTAGTGATGATACTGCACTCGGTGGAAACATTGGCATTCACGGAATTGGAAGATTAAACTTTTTCTTTAAAAACCTTCCGTTTGTTTTTAACTGGACGGATGGCTCAATAGCTTTAAGTAATGAAAACATAGATGAACTATTATCAGTAGTAAAGGTAGGGACGAAAATTGTTATCAGGTAA
- a CDS encoding BamA/TamA family outer membrane protein has translation MIFFRTTIIISFFILSVFSFAQRSSSFELAEIRFEGNNSFSKTDLLSQIESKESPFWLWKFLYTFTPLGSEKQYFDSLKIPLDKQAIVDFYLANGFFHTKVTHEVIFDTSAESAILIYKINEGKVAVFGEIKIFGLEKLSPEEQNQLVINSVTIEPQKRYIQSEVQSNINSMLKYLANNGYLFAQYDSTVVLKDSVSHSANVNIYLQSGDKYYIDGMRIFKSGIGAEEITDELIKEIVNIPSGENYDQSRLERSEIRLLRTGLFSSVAINPVIKDTANFQVPIEVTTQIGTLNEISPEIKADNEFSSFNTGLGIDFIRKNLFGDARKLTLSTSFRLIDILNFNFSNLFKSSENRDSTYQGVLDTELRLEQPYLFGKPILTTTKAYYRASTLLRETERIYGANQAFDFEMPVYTFITLLKPQFSIEVADYEARDNQSTISFNAKSITPAFGVETGSYKTDNFLFPSEGYNLYFYPEIFQSETDAKLVVDNVQGEVNETGRFWKIQTSFSFFQSISRDRKGIVGFKIKSGYIQSLSGSYDLIPPNKTFFAGGSNSIRGWRSRELLPKDTVEYFGIRTRGDNTPRGGTFLIEGSVEFRRKFAESLGLALFADYGNVWNGYEKVVINQFAVAAGFGIRYYSSIAPFRLDFGFKLYNPDDQKTVFQKKFLKNLEFHFGIGEAF, from the coding sequence ATGATTTTTTTCAGAACTACCATAATCATTTCATTTTTCATTTTATCTGTATTCTCATTTGCACAGAGAAGCAGCTCATTTGAACTTGCAGAAATTCGTTTTGAAGGGAATAACTCTTTCAGCAAAACAGATTTGCTTTCGCAGATTGAAAGTAAGGAATCTCCTTTCTGGTTGTGGAAATTTCTTTATACATTCACACCACTCGGAAGTGAGAAGCAGTATTTCGATTCATTAAAAATACCACTCGATAAACAAGCTATCGTTGATTTTTATCTCGCCAACGGATTTTTCCATACAAAGGTCACACACGAAGTTATCTTTGATACTTCAGCTGAATCAGCAATTCTGATTTATAAAATTAACGAAGGAAAAGTAGCCGTATTCGGCGAAATAAAAATTTTTGGATTGGAAAAACTTTCACCTGAAGAACAGAATCAGTTAGTAATAAACTCCGTTACTATTGAACCACAAAAAAGATATATTCAATCAGAAGTGCAATCGAATATAAATTCAATGTTGAAATATCTTGCAAACAATGGATACCTGTTTGCTCAATACGATAGCACTGTTGTTCTGAAAGATAGCGTTTCTCATTCTGCTAATGTAAATATCTATTTGCAAAGCGGTGATAAATATTACATTGATGGAATGCGAATTTTCAAATCCGGAATTGGAGCCGAAGAGATAACGGATGAACTGATAAAAGAAATAGTGAACATTCCTTCAGGAGAAAATTATGATCAATCACGATTGGAGCGAAGTGAAATAAGGTTATTAAGGACAGGATTATTCAGTTCTGTTGCAATTAATCCGGTTATAAAAGATACAGCCAACTTTCAGGTTCCAATCGAAGTTACAACTCAGATAGGAACATTGAATGAAATTTCACCTGAAATAAAAGCTGATAATGAATTCAGTTCATTTAATACAGGTTTGGGAATTGATTTCATCAGAAAAAATTTATTCGGTGATGCGAGAAAATTAACTCTGTCAACTTCATTCAGATTAATTGATATTCTCAATTTTAACTTCTCTAATCTTTTTAAATCATCCGAAAATCGTGATTCAACATATCAGGGAGTGCTTGATACCGAATTAAGATTAGAGCAACCTTATCTTTTTGGAAAGCCGATATTGACTACAACAAAAGCATATTATCGGGCATCAACATTACTAAGAGAGACAGAAAGAATTTATGGTGCAAATCAGGCATTCGATTTTGAAATGCCGGTTTATACATTTATTACACTACTTAAACCACAATTTTCAATTGAAGTTGCTGATTATGAGGCAAGAGATAACCAATCAACAATATCTTTCAACGCGAAAAGTATAACACCTGCATTTGGTGTTGAAACTGGTTCTTACAAAACCGATAACTTTTTATTTCCCTCAGAAGGTTATAACCTTTATTTTTATCCTGAAATCTTTCAATCAGAAACTGATGCAAAGCTGGTAGTAGACAATGTTCAAGGCGAAGTAAATGAAACAGGAAGATTCTGGAAAATTCAAACATCATTTTCATTCTTTCAGAGTATTTCGAGGGATAGAAAAGGAATTGTTGGATTCAAAATAAAATCCGGATACATTCAATCTCTCTCAGGTTCTTACGATTTGATTCCACCTAACAAAACTTTCTTCGCCGGTGGTAGTAACTCAATCCGTGGCTGGAGATCAAGAGAGCTTTTACCAAAAGACACTGTTGAATATTTCGGAATAAGAACGAGAGGTGATAATACTCCTCGTGGAGGAACTTTTTTAATTGAGGGCTCAGTTGAATTCAGAAGAAAGTTTGCTGAGAGTCTTGGCTTGGCTTTGTTTGCTGATTATGGAAATGTTTGGAACGGATATGAAAAAGTTGTGATAAATCAGTTTGCTGTTGCTGCCGGATTTGGAATAAGATATTACTCGTCAATTGCCCCATTCAGGTTGGATTTCGGATTCAAATTATACAATCCTGATGATCAAAAAACTGTTTTTCAGAAGAAATTTTTGAAAAATCTGGAATTTCATTTCGGTATTGGCGAGGCATTCTAA
- a CDS encoding YicC/YloC family endoribonuclease, which translates to MILSMTGYGRASAGNKKFVVDVEIKSINSRYLELFLKLPQLLQNKEYELRELIKNRIKRGKLSVVILLKKNGLAEDEIALDEHKLKNYLSLLKQVKKAAKISDKIKLEHILYSRDIFTSTIEEISEEEFKVVTNALNSAIDNLLEMKKKEGKELEKDLKKRIKLIEKKLDEIESLSQGSVNEHFIKYQEKVKLLLEDKAQSILDDRMQMELAILAERADITEECVRLRSHLKFFIEAVDKEQEPGRKLNFLCQEMNRETNTISSKTLSVNITHNTVFIKEEIERIREQIQNIE; encoded by the coding sequence ATGATTTTAAGTATGACAGGTTATGGCAGAGCTTCTGCCGGAAATAAAAAATTTGTTGTTGATGTTGAAATAAAGAGTATCAATAGTCGCTATCTCGAGTTATTTCTGAAACTTCCTCAATTACTTCAGAATAAAGAATACGAACTTCGTGAACTAATTAAGAACAGAATCAAAAGAGGAAAACTGAGTGTTGTTATTCTTCTAAAGAAAAACGGACTCGCAGAAGATGAAATTGCTTTAGATGAACATAAACTTAAAAATTATTTATCGCTTCTTAAGCAGGTAAAAAAAGCGGCAAAAATTTCTGATAAAATAAAATTAGAACACATTCTGTATAGCAGAGATATTTTTACATCAACTATTGAGGAAATATCTGAAGAAGAATTTAAAGTTGTTACTAACGCTTTAAATTCCGCAATTGATAATCTTCTCGAGATGAAGAAAAAAGAAGGCAAAGAATTAGAAAAAGATTTAAAGAAAAGAATTAAACTAATTGAAAAAAAATTAGATGAAATTGAATCGTTGAGTCAGGGCAGTGTTAATGAGCATTTTATAAAATACCAGGAAAAAGTAAAGCTGTTGTTGGAAGATAAAGCTCAGTCAATTTTGGATGACCGAATGCAGATGGAATTAGCTATACTCGCTGAGCGAGCAGATATTACTGAAGAATGTGTAAGACTTAGAAGTCACCTGAAATTTTTCATCGAAGCTGTTGATAAAGAACAGGAACCTGGAAGAAAATTGAATTTCCTTTGTCAGGAAATGAATCGCGAAACAAATACAATCTCTTCAAAAACTCTATCTGTAAACATTACACATAATACAGTGTTTATTAAAGAAGAGATTGAGCGAATAAGAGAACAAATTCAGAATATCGAATAG
- the gmk gene encoding guanylate kinase, with the protein MSDKKGKIIVISSPSGGGKTTIVRRILSEFPEIVFSVSATTRPKRPDEIDGVHYFFLSEKEFEEKIKNNEFIEWERFYDYYYGTLKTFVLDNIENGKTVLLEIDVKGALSVKKLFPDSILIFIDVPSFEELVNRLKKRRTESEADLQKRIDRAKMELSYKDKFDYIFVNKDLEEVTSQIKSLINEILKKEK; encoded by the coding sequence GTGAGTGATAAAAAGGGAAAAATAATTGTTATCTCTTCGCCCAGCGGAGGAGGAAAAACTACAATTGTCAGAAGAATTCTTTCTGAATTTCCCGAGATTGTTTTTTCGGTTTCAGCTACAACAAGACCCAAAAGACCAGATGAAATTGATGGTGTTCATTATTTTTTCTTATCCGAGAAAGAATTTGAGGAGAAAATAAAAAATAATGAATTCATAGAGTGGGAAAGGTTTTATGATTATTACTATGGAACATTAAAAACTTTCGTATTGGATAATATTGAAAATGGGAAAACGGTTTTGCTTGAAATTGATGTTAAAGGTGCGCTGTCGGTAAAAAAATTGTTTCCTGATTCTATTTTAATTTTTATAGATGTACCATCATTTGAAGAATTAGTAAACCGATTAAAAAAACGAAGAACAGAAAGTGAAGCTGATCTTCAAAAGCGAATTGATAGAGCAAAAATGGAGTTGAGCTACAAAGATAAATTTGATTATATTTTCGTTAACAAAGATTTGGAAGAAGTAACTTCGCAAATAAAAAGTTTAATAAATGAAATATTAAAAAAGGAGAAATAA
- the rpoZ gene encoding DNA-directed RNA polymerase subunit omega codes for MNISPVDLRQIDQRASNVYEAIIVAAKRARQLNDENKIEFNALINSIPQSSTDDDAEDVTNPQQLKLALELEKREKPHLQALNELLEGKIEYRYKTTK; via the coding sequence ATGAATATCAGTCCCGTTGATTTAAGACAAATTGATCAAAGAGCATCGAATGTTTACGAAGCAATAATAGTTGCTGCAAAAAGAGCTCGTCAGTTAAATGATGAAAATAAAATTGAATTCAATGCATTGATTAATTCAATACCACAGTCATCAACAGATGATGATGCTGAAGATGTTACAAACCCACAGCAATTGAAACTTGCGCTCGAACTTGAGAAGAGAGAAAAACCGCATCTTCAGGCATTAAATGAACTGCTCGAAGGAAAAATCGAGTACAGATATAAAACAACAAAATAA